From the genome of Solidesulfovibrio carbinolicus:
TAGCGGAGTCTAGCCATGTCTAGCCAGACTCCGCCGGAGTGTCAGGGCAACTCCAGTGATGCCCAGCGGGCTCGACTCCTGCACCGCTTACGCCAAGGCCCCATAACTACCACCGACGCCCGTCACGACCTGGACATCTTACATCCGCCTGGCCGGGTAAAAGAGCTTCGTAAGGCAGGGTTCGTGATAGAGATGTGGCGCGTCCCCGGCTATAACAGCAACGGGAAGCTCCACAACGTCGGGCTTTACACCCTGACGCAAGAGCCTCCGTCCGCTACGGTAGACGGGAGCCTCTAGGGTGAGCGGAGTCAACGAACTTGAACCGCCGGAATATGGTCCGGGTCACTACGGTGGCCCGGACACCATCAAACTGGCGTTCAAGCCTAGTAAGTTCAGCAAAAAGCCATCCTGGCGAACGATAGAGGCGGGCCACGTCACCGACATGGTGGCGGGCCTGCCCCTGCCCGAGCTGGCCGACGGGCGGGTGGGCATCTGGCTGACGGCCTGGTCCGAGACACCAGCCGGCCGGGTGGTGCTTCCGTGGCTGGACATTGAGGCCCCAGGCGAAGCCCACGGCCGTGTGGCGGACAATATCCGCGTTGCCGCGAAGCTGTTCCTGCGCCTTGCCGAACACGGTCTGGATGACGGGCTAGTGGTCGCCCTGACCGGTTCCGGGTTTCGGTTCTGCTGGCCCTTCGCGGTCGAACCCGAACTGGCTCAGGCCTTCATGGCGATGATCCGCGATGCTTCCGAATGGCCCGGTATCGACACCGCTCCCCTGACCGGCAACGCATCACCCCTGCTACTTTGGGCCTATCGCGGCCCATCCGCACAAGGCGACAAGGGTGACCGGCACATCCATTTCCTGGATCATCCCGGCCAGCTTCTCGACCTGACCCCCGGCGATTACGAACGCCTAGTCCAGGGCCGTCCCGACCCGTCCCGAGCCGTCCACGACATCGCCCGCGTCATTCCCCGGAGCTGGACCCCACCGACTTGGCGGCCCATCCTGGCGCACTACAAGCGCGAGCTGGAACTGCGGCGTTGCGTCATTAGGGTTAATTTCCCGCCACGAGAAAAACGCCGTACCGTGGATATGAAGGCGGTTCTGGAACACCTGCATGGTTTCGGAATCACCACCCGGAAAATTAGCGTTGGGGAACAGGTCGTCCACCGACTTTCCCGCTGCCCGAGCTGCGGCGCAACCTGGGGCAACCCGTGGGTCACGAGCGGTGGGTGGTTGAAGTGTCACCGGACTGGCTGCGAGGCTGGCCAGATGGCCGTTGACCTTCAAGGCAAGGAGTTCCGTCGCGGCTTGGCCCTGCGCCAATGGGCACCCGAGCTGTCCCCCAACGACGAGGTGGTGGAGCATGAATTTCACCAGCCACCACGTGAAGCCATCCCCCTGGAGGTAGCCCGCCAGACGATCCGCAAAGCCCTGGCCGGCGATGACCCGGCCTTGCTGCTGAAAATTCCTGCCGGCGTCGGCAAGTCCCATGCAGGCCTGGAGCACGCCCTGGAGGTGTCCCAAGATGGCGTGGTGCTGCTGACCGTCCCCACCACGGCACTGGCCGAGGAACTGGCCGCCAAGGCCCGCCACATGGCCGAAGATAATGGCCTAGACGTGGACGTGCGCCAGTACCGGGGCCGGACCAAGGAAACATGCCAGCAAGCTGACTATTGCGTCCACGTGGCTTCCATGGGTTTTTCGCCGGCCCTGTTGGTCTGTGCCAAGTGCATGAGCCGTGAGAACTGCGCCCACTTCCATCAACTCGAAGGCCTAGAGCATGGGCTGGTTATCGCGGCCCATACCGCTGCGCCGTTTGTCCTGCCCAAAATCAAGCGGTGGCTGCGGGAATGGATTGTGGACGAAAGCCCACTGCGCGACCTGATGCGCCAGGAGACGGTCTACCAGGGCAGCTTCACCGCACTAAAAGCCCGGCTGGTCGGTCACGCCGAAACCGCCCTGGCGAAAATTGAAGTCACGGCCGAGCGATTGCTGGGCAAGGTCGCGTCCGAGAATGGCGGAGCCCATGGCCGCCTCTACGCCACCACGCCGCCGAGTGGCGAGTGGGAAGCCACCATGTCCTTGTGGGAAGCGGCCGACATCACCAAGGCCGAGCGCGAGGCCCTCTCCGACCAGATCGCCTACTTCGATCAGCACCAAGACGAAAAGCCCGGCAAATGGCAACGCCGCTTGTGGGACGAAAAGGTGGACCTGGCCATGCTCCGTTGGATGTGGATGGGACTGGACGAGACGGCCCAGGGCAGCGCCTATATTCGATGCCAGCCCCACCCCATGACCCCCGTGACTTTCCGCGCCCTGCGAAACGTAGTGCCCGACCTGCCCGAAAACGTGCGTCTGGTGGCCTTGGACGCTACCGGCGACCATCGGGAGTTGGAAGCACTGTTCTCGCGGTCATTCAAGGTGGTGGACACCGCCGTGGAACTACCCCCTGCCAGGCGCGTCTGGTTGCGCCAAGCCATGGGCAAATGGAAAATGGGCCGGCTGCTGGATGACCAGGAGAAGCTGGAAGCCGTTTTCCGCAAGGCCATGGCGAATCTACGCCCCGAGGACAGACACGTACTTTTGGTAACCCACCAGGCCGCCGAGGCCGCCCTGCTGGAGCTGGCAAAACGGGTAGACCCGAACAGGGTATGGGCAAGCACGCATTACTGGTCCAGTCGTGGCCTTGACTGCTGGCGCGACTACGACGCCGCCCTGGCATTTGGGACGCCGACGGCGAACAGGGCCGGGGTACTCGACCTGGAGCTGGCCCTATTCGGTGGTGACCAGGACGCGAGGGACATCTGGTTTTCCGGCCTTGGTCCACGCGATCTTATCCAGGCCATGAACCGAGTCCGGCCGGTGATGGCGTCGAAGACCCTAGTGATTGTTGGCCGTGAATGGCCCCATGAGTTGGGAAAGCCTTCATTCATCATCGACAGGCAGCGCCAAGGGGGCCAGGCCAACGTCGAGGAGCAAGCCTACGAGCGGCTTCTGGTCCTGGCCAAGCATTTCGGCTTCATGTTCCCCGAGCTGGCCCACGTGGCAGGCATCTTTCGGGCCGAAGACCAGGCCAACGAACACGATTGGCACGAACGCATCGAACCCCTGTTGACCGGAGAAACCCCGTTCGCCATTGCGCCCACCCTAATAAAGGACATTCTTATAAGGGTCCGCGCAATGGAGGAGGGACTTTCTCCCATCCGTCTGGGGCATCGTGGTCATGCCTGGCCGCGCCTCATGGCTCGCCTGGAAAATGAGCTTGGTCTGCCATCCCTGGAGTACCGCCCCCGCACTGTTCATGGTGGTGGTCGTGCCCAGGCCGCCGTCGGGTTCGTGTCCGCTGTGCGCCGCTTCTGCGAACAGTACGGCCTGACATTCAATCAATCCCTGTGGAAGGGTCAGGAGGAGCCATTGACCGTACCCAGCGCCACCGCGACCGGAACCGCCATCATTCGCGTGGAAGCTCATGGAACCGCCCGGGTGTACGTGCTTCCTCCCAAAGTTTCGGACAAACCGATGCCGCGCTGTGATCCCCTGCTTCAACCAACCGGCCGACGACCTCGTGGTCTGGGGCTGGTCAGTTTCTTGCCACCACCGCGAGCCATTCCTTTGGTGGACACTTTCGATGGCTTTCACCTTCAACCGGCACCTGTTCAAGCGACTGCTGCCGCAATAAGTGCTTGATGTTCCGACCCCTTGACTGTTTATATAAGTCACTTATATAAGTCTTATATAGAAGCGAGGTGGCAATGGGCTGGAAAGAACGAAAGCGTGAGCAGGGTTACCGGGACGTGCTGGTCTGGCTGGAGCCAGCCGCCGTCGAGGCGTTGGAGCAGTTGAAGGCCGCGTCCCCGGGCTTATCCGTGGCTGACCTGGTTTCCCGGGCTGTCATCGTGGCCGCCGGCATGGAGCTGCCTATGGTCGCCGGTCCTGTTGCCGGTGGTCTCGATCCCGTGGTGGTCAGTCTCAAGGATCAGCTCGCCGGCATCGAGGAGCGCCTGGCCAGGGTGGAGGCGTCCACCATGCCCTCCGCCACCGTCATCATGCCCGTGGAACCCGTCCACCGCGATAATGATCTGGAAGCCGAAGCGCCCCAGGCCCCGGTCGATGCTCCCGAGGATCAGGACGGCGGAGCCGAGGGCGAACCCGCCAAGCGTCGGAACTGGAATGGACGAGTTGACCAGGGCACCTTGCTGGAGGCCGTTGCCGACAAGGTGGAGGAGGTGGGCGGCTGGGACTTCAACGTCACGGCCCTGTTCCGGGAGCTGGAGGCCAAGGGATTGAAGGTCCATGGCCATGCCAGGAACTTCTGCACATGGGTCACGAAACACCATACCGCCATTGAGGCAATTCTGGACCAGCGTCGGGCTACCAGGTGACGAAGTGGTTATTGTATAATTAAATACTAGAAGGATATTTTTATGACGGTGCGTACCAGAACAGCGTTGGTCTGTGAATGTGGACATGAAGGGTATCTACTTTTGTTCTGAAAACGACAGTCCTTATAGCTCGTTATGGGAACAATATACATTACATGGCTTTTCAGGGGCAGGTGTTACAGTTACATCTAGTAAGGATATGCCTGAAGATATGCTTGCTTCAATGAAGCCTATTTGTCCGTCTTGTGGGAAGAGTGGATTGGTAAGATATAAATAGTTGATGGCCTTTTCCCTATTGATTTGGAATTTCTGGGAGAGGTTCAACCATGAGTAGAGGTAGGCCCGGCTGGCGTCCGGTAGGGGAACACATGCTGCGCTTGGACGTGCGGCAGCTCCATCGTCGGGATTGCCTACGGCCAGGGCTGGCTTTTTCGTGGAGCTGGTCCTGGGGCGACGAGCCCGCCGGGAGCATCAGCATCTTCACCAGCACCGATTCCATCCGCCTCATGTACGGGACCAAGGACGGCGAGCAGGTGGACGAGCTTGTGGGCCTGGACCTGACGCCTTGCCATTTCGGTGGGGCACGGACCTGGTTCCTGTGCCCGAGATGTGCCCGGCGCGTGGGGGTCCTGTTTGGCGGCCGGCGGTTCTGGTGCAGGCATTGCCACGGCATCGCCTACGCGGTCGAGAACGAGGACGCTATGTCCCGGTTGCTGCGCCGGTCCAACAAGCTGCGGGAGCGGGTCAAGGTCAGGGCTGGTACGGCGTACCCGGTCACTTTCAAGCCGAAGGGTATGCACCAGCGAACTTTCGACCGCATCAGGTGGCAGATTCAAAAACTCGAATCGGCGTTCTGGATGGCTGCGGCGGAACGATTCAACATCACGGTCTAGCGATAGGAATGAACTACATGACGAAAAAGCCTGTAGTCCCTGGCTTTGAAGGAAAGCGCCGAACCGCGCTTGAGTCCATCAGGGCGGTTTTGCTTGGCCTGCATGGGAGGCAGCTCCCCGCTTGTGGCGGAGTGTGCGTCACCGGGCCTGTGCCTTCCATGGCCACCGCATGGGCGTCATCGAGCAGGGAGCCGACCGCCGCTTGGTCCGCGTCATTACCGGGTACTGCCGCGAACAGTGCCAGCCCGGGGAGGAGCCGGCCACCTGCACCGCCGGCAAGGTGTTCATGGACCTGGAGCCGTGCGTCTTGTGGCCATTCAGGACCGGGCGCAATCCGTACATCAGCGCCGAGCAGCGGGAAAAGCTGCGTCGTCATGCCCAGGAGCAGTATCAGCTTGCTGGCGGAGGAGCCCGTTTCCGTCCCAGGACAATCGAAACACCCCGCGCCCTGACCTTTGGGTCACCCGTCCAAGCCGGCCTGAAAAAACAGGCTGAAAAGAGGCGTGGGGTTATCACCGAATCGTTGCTGGTCAACGCGGTTGAACAGGTAGGTTAACACCCTGAAGGCCGCACGGCGTCTAGCTCTGCGGGCAAAGTGTCAAGTTTCAACTGATTATTTTACGCTGTGCCTAGCGGAAAGCTGCGGCTCATCGCCACCGCTTTGGAAATGGCCTGGAAGGACCCGTCGAGGTTTCCAGTTGCCAGGAAGTTGCCACCATTCCCTCGCGCGCGCCCGCGCGTACATGTCCGATAATCCGCCCGAAGAACCACAATCCCGTCGCGCACCTTCCGATTTTGTGGAGGCATGGCGACGTGGTGGAGCTGGCCCCCTGTTCAAGATAAAAGCCGGGTGGGTGTAGGTAGCCTCACGCGCGCGCCTGCGCGTACTGCGCACTTAACTCCGTCACTGCCACGCCAGGGTCACGTCTCGCGCGCGGGCGCGTACAATTCGTCCTGACCGGAATCACTTCACGGCCAAGCGGGGAAAAATTCCTGGGCCGGGTACTACCAGCCTGGAGTCCCGCGGCATCGTCGGGGGGCATGGGGGGTGGGGGTTATCCATGGTTCCCATGGTCAGGATGAAGCATGGGGAGGGGGGCGCACCACGTCCGTGGTTACCACGTAGTTACCAGCAAAGCCTCACGCGCGCGCGTGCGTACTGCGCGGGAATGGCCTGGAAGTGAACTTGGTCACCGCCATTTCGTCTTGTCCTGGACGCCTCGCTGGGACAGCTCGCCTTCCTTGTAGCCGTCGAAGTCGAAGCGGCCGTGGACGCTGCTGGGCTGGTGCTTGGCCTTCCAGATGGGCAGGACGGCCAGGGTCAGGACGACAAGCGCGGCGATGCCGATGAAGAACCATTCCATGGGGAGCAGGCTTTAGCAGGCGCAAGCGGGTTGCTGGGTAACACGGCCACCGGCCAGGTTGCCACCAGGCTTTTTTCGCAGCTCGAACCCGAGGCGGAACCCCAGGACTTCGGCCGCGTCCATGAGCTGGTTGACGGTGGATTGGTGGTCAAGGTCCAGGAGCCGGCGCACCTGCCGGGCATCGCAATGGAGCAGGCCGGCGAGGCGGAGCTGGGAAACCCCCTGGTCCCGCATGGCCTGATAGAGGGCGAGCTTGAGCGCTACCATGGGCGACGGGCTGACAGTCGGCTGGCCCGGTGCCGGCGCGGACGGCACCGGGATATCCCGGTGCCCGTCCATATAGTCGGCCAGGGCGACATGAAGTGCATCTTGCGCCCATTCCAGGGCAAAAGCCTCATTTTCGCCGTAAGTCAGCGCCTCGGGGACATCGTGGAACTTGACCATCACATCGCCGTTATTCATGCGAGTTAAGGCGACAGGATAATCGTACATGTGACACTCCATTAATATGTTCCAATATAGATTATGAAACGATCAAATATTATTAATATGGTGCTGATAAGTAACTGTTTTAGTGTGTACGGTAGTTCTCTCGTACTAGTATGTTCTAGCTAATGTCAGCTTTTTCTAGAGCACGTCTTTGGGGGTTCATCCCGAGTTGCTTGCAAATCTCCTTCAAGAAGTCCGGATCAACATCCGTACTGCCGTGGAAAGGAACCGTCGTCCCCTTCCCATTATAACTGGCCCACACATGGCCACCTTTTCCGCGACCCTCGACGATTTCGACGCCATTTCGCTTTAAGCGCCGGATAAATTCCTTGCCTTTCACGCTCTTTTTTCCTCCTCAGCGATGTCATGAACGATAGGTAGGACATTTATGTCCTGTAGTCAAGTGGCTGTCACGCACCGGGACCGGCATCGGGACGCCGATCAGCACGTCCAGACCGTAACCCTTCGGTCGAAGACTTACGATTTGTCGCTTATAAGGAAGTTTTTGACACTTATCGCTCATAATGCCATATTCCAAAGCAACAGGAGGGCAGCACCATGAAGGTCATCGGCTACGCCCGGGTCAGCACGGACGAGCAAGGCGCAAGCGGGCTTGGGCTGGAAGCACAGGCCGCGAAGGTGCGGGCTTATTGCGAGCTGTACGGCCACGAGCTGGTGGAGGTCGTCACGGAAGCGGCCAGCGGAAAGAACCTTCGCCGCCTTGGCCTGCAAGGTGCGCTTGCCAACATCCGCGCCGGCAAGGGCGACGGACTCCTGGTCGCCAAGTTGGACCGCCTGACCCGTTCCGTCCGCGACATGGGCGAACTGCTGGAGCAGCACTTTCAGGCCGCCCACCTTCTGGTGGTTGCCGAACAGGTGGACACGTCCAGCGCCGGCGGCCGGCTGGTGCTCAACGTGCTTATGAGCGTGGCGCAATGGGAGCGGGAAGCCATCGCGGAGCGCACCAAGGACGCTTTGAAGGCCAAGCGGTCCCGAGGTGAGAAGACCGGCGGAGGCGTTCCTTTCGGCTACGACGTGGCGGCCGGCAAGCTGGTGGAGAATCAGGCGGAGCAAAGGGCTTTGCGCCTCATCGAAAGCTTGAGGGCCAAGGGCTACGGCTACCACCGCATCGCCGGCCAGCTCAATGCCGACGGCATTCTGACCAAGACGGGCCGCGCCTGGACCCCGCCCATGGTGCGCCAAGTCTATCTGAGGGTAACTGGTGAAGCAGCTTAAGGACGAGTTCGAATATCGACGCCTTGTCGAACTGCTACGAGAAATTGACCAGGACCGGCTTGATGCTTTGGCTGTTCACCTGGACGGGAACGATATGGACGAAACGAAATTATATTCAGTGACGCAGCTTGCCGAACTATCAGGCATTCCGGCATCTACAATCAGGAGATGGTGCGCCAAAGGAACAATTAAGGCCAAGCGCATCGGGGAAAGAAAGTGGTATATCGGCGGCAAAGAGGGTCGCCCGCATTATGGAGCAGCCCACCGCCCCGGACGTGCCGGAGGCGTAGCAATAAAGCGGCCCCGGTCGGTGCTGGTAACACCAGGCCAGGGCCTTCACCACAACCGCATCGGAGGTGCGACCATGGTTGAAAATTCCGTACCCATAGACCTGTTGGCCGGCAAGGACGAGCTGGGGCTGTTCGGTGAGGGGTGGGCCGCCAAAACGAAGTGGTGGATGAACACCGCCATCACTCCACCACGCAGGGGCAAGGCACCAAGCAGAACGCGGAGCGACGGTGGCGGACGAGCGTCATTTACACGCCACCAATTGCGGGTAACCATTTGAAAGTGCTATTCATAAACGTGGTGGTGAAGTGGTGGACGCCAGTAACGCCACCAGTCCACCACGGAGCTGTGCATGGATGAATGGTTGCCCCTACCCAGAATAGCGCGCGTGTGCGACCTGCCGGAATCGAGCGCTAGGAGGTACGCCCTGGCCCTGGCCGAGTTCATTCCCCAACGCCGAGCCGGCCGCCTGGTCCTCTATCAAGTCGAAATCGCATCACAGGTTTTGACTAGAGCGTCGGAAATGTTCGGCAAGGGGATGAAGCTGGCTCAGGTGCGGGAGGCTATGGCCGCCGAGATGCCCGAGTCCCAAGACGTAACCCTGGCTGGTGACCGCCACATGGACGCCAGCCCGCCAGCGAAGCCCGAAGTGATGGCCATGGAGTTCATGCGGTCGGTCAACGCCGTCCGGGAAGACCTGGCCACCATGGGAGCCGCCCTGGAGCGAGTCCAAGGAGAATTACGGGACGAGCGCATGGCACGTCAGCGTCTAGCCGATGAGAACGAGGGGTTACGTCAAAAAATGGGTACGCTCGAAACCGAGCTAGTCCGACTACGAAAAGACAGACGCGAGCTTGAGGCGTACCTTGTGGACAAAATCACGAAGTTGAGCAAAACATAGCGCAAGAACATGCACGGGGGACACGACAATGGCGTTCAAATTATTCCAGCGTGAGACGCGAAGCTATGAGGCTGTCGTCAGCATTTGGCCACGCGGGCAACTGTCCATCCCGACCGGCACCCTGAAGCGGTTTCGGCTGGACCAAAAGAAGGGCGTCCAGCTTTTCTTCGATGATGATAAGCGCCTTATCGGCATCAAGTTTATTGACGACTTGGAGGCCGAGGGAGCCATGCCCATTGCCATGCGAAAGTCCGGCGTCGTCGTCAGCTTTAAGCCGTTCCTGGACTACCACGAAATCGAATATGCCGGCTTCACCCGAAAGTTCAAAATCGAGTACGACCCCGAAAACGACCTATATGTTTTCGACCCAGCGAACCCGGCAGAGAAGGTGGCGCAACAAAGGCGCGGCAAAAAATCTGGAGGAGATGCCGAGGGGTTGACACAGCAACTGCCCCTGGGGTAATAAAAAGAGAAACCGCCCAGGGGGTCCCCAGGCGGTCTCAACAGGAATGGATTACGTAGGTATTTGGACTCGCGCCGGCAAGCTAGTGTCCAAACACCGAATGTCCAGTTGAAGATTGATAAGGCCCAGAGCGGCTTTTTGTCAACCTCTACTGTAAAAGTTTTCCACATCCCTATTGAAGACTGCAACCTCCTGGGTGGTACA
Proteins encoded in this window:
- a CDS encoding recombinase family protein; its protein translation is MKVIGYARVSTDEQGASGLGLEAQAAKVRAYCELYGHELVEVVTEAASGKNLRRLGLQGALANIRAGKGDGLLVAKLDRLTRSVRDMGELLEQHFQAAHLLVVAEQVDTSSAGGRLVLNVLMSVAQWEREAIAERTKDALKAKRSRGEKTGGGVPFGYDVAAGKLVENQAEQRALRLIESLRAKGYGYHRIAGQLNADGILTKTGRAWTPPMVRQVYLRVTGEAA
- a CDS encoding helix-turn-helix domain-containing protein, which translates into the protein MSSQTPPECQGNSSDAQRARLLHRLRQGPITTTDARHDLDILHPPGRVKELRKAGFVIEMWRVPGYNSNGKLHNVGLYTLTQEPPSATVDGSL
- a CDS encoding type II toxin-antitoxin system HicA family toxin, with product MKGKEFIRRLKRNGVEIVEGRGKGGHVWASYNGKGTTVPFHGSTDVDPDFLKEICKQLGMNPQRRALEKADIS
- a CDS encoding helix-turn-helix domain-containing protein, coding for MKQLKDEFEYRRLVELLREIDQDRLDALAVHLDGNDMDETKLYSVTQLAELSGIPASTIRRWCAKGTIKAKRIGERKWYIGGKEGRPHYGAAHRPGRAGGVAIKRPRSVLVTPGQGLHHNRIGGATMVENSVPIDLLAGKDELGLFGEGWAAKTKWWMNTAITPPRRGKAPSRTRSDGGGRASFTRHQLRVTI
- a CDS encoding type II toxin-antitoxin system HicB family antitoxin — protein: MYDYPVALTRMNNGDVMVKFHDVPEALTYGENEAFALEWAQDALHVALADYMDGHRDIPVPSAPAPGQPTVSPSPMVALKLALYQAMRDQGVSQLRLAGLLHCDARQVRRLLDLDHQSTVNQLMDAAEVLGFRLGFELRKKPGGNLAGGRVTQQPACAC